Proteins encoded within one genomic window of Haematospirillum jordaniae:
- a CDS encoding thiamine phosphate synthase: protein MSFRTLAIQAAKLNASARGNWPAACPVPWLVFVTDPRVGDPVAIVPRLPPGSAVIMRHYDDRFRSDLALRLRDATQKRDIRFLVAADHDLAVSCAADGVHLPEGLLPRALCPELVDWRRAGGLVTAAVHSHRALVMAGRFGMDAALVSPVFPTASHPGAATLGLFRFRALVQRSRVPVLALGGISASTLPRLYGSGAWGVAAVSALA, encoded by the coding sequence ATGTCCTTTCGGACCCTAGCGATACAGGCTGCGAAACTCAATGCTTCTGCACGTGGAAACTGGCCTGCGGCATGTCCCGTGCCATGGCTTGTTTTCGTGACAGATCCACGTGTGGGGGATCCAGTCGCGATTGTACCCCGGCTTCCACCCGGCAGTGCGGTGATCATGCGCCATTATGATGACCGGTTTCGCTCTGATCTGGCCTTGCGCCTGCGCGATGCTACCCAGAAGCGGGACATCCGTTTTCTGGTGGCAGCAGACCATGATCTTGCCGTGTCCTGTGCTGCCGATGGCGTACATCTGCCAGAGGGCCTTTTACCCCGTGCCCTGTGTCCAGAGCTTGTTGATTGGCGTCGGGCTGGTGGGCTGGTGACAGCAGCCGTTCATTCACACCGGGCCTTGGTTATGGCGGGCAGGTTTGGCATGGATGCGGCACTGGTTTCACCTGTTTTCCCGACAGCCAGCCACCCGGGTGCCGCTACACTGGGGCTTTTCCGCTTCCGGGCCTTGGTCCAGAGATCCCGGGTGCCGGTTCTCGCCCTGGGGGGCATTTCGGCATCCACCCTGCCCCGCCTGTACGGAAGCGGTGCCTGGGGTGTTGCTGCGGTGTCTGCGCTGGCCTGA
- a CDS encoding YggS family pyridoxal phosphate-dependent enzyme produces the protein MASPDLLPGHPDTVQHWHTVREQIAHNALEAGRDPASVNLIAVSKTFSASAITPVLDAGQRLFGENRVQEASSKWPALKNRFPDIELHLIGPLQSNKVREAVALFDVIETVDRPKIATALATEMKRQNRFLPCLVQVNIGNEPQKAGIAPDQTDDFIQDCRKQGLIIAGLMCIPPVNHPSGPFFAIMQALAQRHQLHTLSMGMSADYSEAIQYGATHVRVGSAIFGHRTP, from the coding sequence ATGGCTTCCCCTGATCTTTTACCGGGACATCCGGACACGGTACAGCACTGGCACACCGTACGGGAACAGATCGCGCACAACGCGCTGGAAGCGGGGCGGGACCCTGCATCAGTCAACCTGATTGCCGTGTCCAAAACATTTTCCGCGTCGGCCATTACCCCGGTTCTGGATGCCGGACAACGCCTTTTCGGTGAGAACAGGGTTCAGGAGGCTTCTTCAAAATGGCCGGCATTGAAAAACCGCTTCCCTGACATTGAACTCCACCTGATCGGCCCTCTGCAGTCGAACAAGGTCCGGGAAGCGGTTGCCCTGTTCGACGTTATTGAAACAGTGGACCGCCCGAAGATTGCCACGGCGCTTGCCACAGAAATGAAGCGCCAGAACCGTTTTCTTCCCTGTCTGGTACAGGTCAATATCGGGAATGAACCACAGAAAGCCGGCATAGCACCTGATCAGACCGATGACTTCATCCAAGATTGCCGTAAGCAGGGTCTGATAATAGCCGGTTTGATGTGTATCCCCCCTGTCAATCATCCGTCCGGACCTTTCTTTGCAATCATGCAGGCCCTAGCACAACGTCACCAGCTTCATACCTTGAGCATGGGCATGAGTGCTGATTACAGTGAAGCCATTCAATATGGAGCAACCCACGTCCGGGTCGGATCGGCAATCTTCGGGCATCGGACTCCATAG
- the grpE gene encoding nucleotide exchange factor GrpE: MTEETDKTIPTPDTAPDAVVPETEDTGLPEAEGEAEATPEARIAELETEVERLKTEYLRALADSQNTRRMAQKQIEDNNRYAVTNFARDVLAVADNLGRALLAAPVESRQSNADLGTLAVGVEMTEKELLSVLSRHGVTRIESLNCPFDPHHHQAMQEVERTDVPTGTVVQVYQDAWTLHDRLLRPAMVVVSKGGPKRDDAPAGGDDAPAPVGHVDQSV, translated from the coding sequence ATGACCGAAGAGACTGACAAGACCATTCCAACCCCGGATACGGCACCTGATGCTGTTGTTCCGGAGACTGAAGACACAGGTCTTCCGGAAGCAGAGGGTGAAGCAGAAGCAACACCCGAGGCACGCATTGCCGAGCTGGAAACCGAGGTGGAACGCCTAAAAACGGAATATCTGCGTGCCTTGGCGGATTCCCAGAATACACGGCGTATGGCCCAGAAACAGATCGAGGACAACAATCGCTACGCGGTGACTAACTTTGCTCGCGATGTGTTGGCCGTTGCCGACAATCTGGGGCGTGCTCTTCTGGCTGCTCCGGTAGAGTCCCGGCAATCCAATGCAGATCTTGGAACCTTGGCGGTGGGGGTCGAGATGACGGAGAAGGAACTGTTGTCCGTCTTGTCCCGTCATGGCGTAACCCGGATTGAGAGTTTGAACTGTCCCTTTGACCCGCATCACCATCAGGCTATGCAGGAGGTCGAACGTACAGACGTCCCGACAGGAACCGTTGTTCAAGTTTATCAGGATGCGTGGACCCTGCATGATCGTCTGTTGCGTCCGGCCATGGTTGTTGTGTCCAAGGGCGGGCCAAAGCGTGATGATGCCCCTGCAGGCGGAGACGATGCGCCAGCGCCGGTTGGGCATGTTGACCAGTCTGTGTGA
- the hrcA gene encoding heat-inducible transcriptional repressor HrcA — protein sequence MLPIAELNERSREVLRLVVESWVHDGEPVGSRTVSRRLSVGLSPASIRSVMADLEDLGLLYAPHVSAGRLPTEHGLRMFVSGLLEVGRLSDDERSRIDSHCQSTGRSLEQMLSEATTALSGLSRCASLVLAPKTDSTLRHIEFVSLGPGRALVVMVTSDGLVENRLIEVPAGLPPSVLQQASNFLSVRLGGQTLADVRRLVSADLDSRRAELDELTARVVEAGLAIWGGDEDQGALIIRGQSNLLQDVHAIEDLERIRSLFETLEARQQMLRLVDLVQTGEGVQIFIGSDNDLFGAAGCSLIVAPYQNSREQIVGAIGVIGPTRLNYARIIPMVDYTARVIGQLIG from the coding sequence ATGCTGCCAATAGCAGAGCTGAACGAGCGTAGCCGCGAGGTTTTGCGGCTGGTCGTTGAGTCGTGGGTCCATGATGGGGAGCCGGTTGGTTCCCGTACCGTGTCCCGTCGCCTGTCGGTTGGCTTGTCGCCGGCCAGCATTCGCTCTGTTATGGCTGACCTGGAAGATCTTGGGCTTCTGTATGCGCCTCATGTTTCGGCGGGTCGTCTGCCGACTGAACATGGTTTGCGTATGTTTGTCTCTGGCCTTCTGGAAGTCGGGCGCCTCAGTGATGACGAGCGCAGCCGTATTGACAGTCATTGTCAATCAACGGGCCGTAGTCTGGAGCAGATGCTGTCCGAGGCAACGACGGCGTTGTCCGGCCTGTCGCGTTGTGCCAGCTTGGTGCTGGCTCCCAAGACAGACAGCACTTTGCGCCATATCGAGTTTGTCAGCTTGGGCCCCGGGCGCGCCTTGGTGGTTATGGTGACCAGCGATGGTCTGGTCGAGAACCGCCTGATCGAGGTGCCGGCCGGTCTTCCACCCAGTGTTTTGCAGCAGGCCTCGAATTTTCTGTCGGTTCGTCTGGGCGGGCAGACCTTGGCTGATGTGCGCCGCCTTGTTTCTGCCGATCTTGACAGCCGGCGTGCCGAGCTTGACGAACTGACAGCCCGGGTTGTAGAGGCTGGTCTTGCGATATGGGGTGGTGACGAGGATCAGGGTGCGCTGATTATACGGGGGCAGTCCAACCTGTTGCAGGATGTGCATGCCATCGAAGATCTTGAACGTATCCGTTCCCTTTTTGAAACCTTGGAGGCACGTCAGCAAATGTTGCGCCTCGTGGATCTTGTGCAAACGGGTGAAGGTGTCCAGATCTTTATTGGTTCGGACAATGACCTGTTCGGGGCTGCGGGATGTTCCTTGATCGTGGCCCCCTATCAGAACAGCCGCGAACAGATCGTCGGGGCTATTGGGGTGATTGGGCCGACACGGTTGAATTATGCCCGTATTATTCCGATGGTGGATTATACTGCGCGGGTTATCGGGCAGCTTATTGGATAA
- a CDS encoding Smr/MutS family protein, with the protein MDTNKRRHYRRTLTQDEARLWEEIARTVNPISGRLPFVTANEPEISPPEMDGPVSTPPSSTPSQAPPLLRAATQKNKPFLPLEPGKSPGVDHRTALKFKRGKMHVDARIDLHGMGKDTAHANLMDFMNRAIRNGYRCLLVITGKGTRGEGVLRRALPGWLNDTRIRPHILSFSTARPEHGGEGAFYILLRRNRL; encoded by the coding sequence ATGGACACGAATAAGCGGCGGCATTACCGGCGTACCCTGACACAGGATGAAGCCCGGCTTTGGGAGGAGATTGCCCGCACGGTCAATCCCATATCCGGTCGCTTGCCCTTTGTCACAGCCAATGAACCGGAAATAAGTCCCCCGGAAATGGACGGCCCCGTAAGCACACCACCTTCCAGCACACCTTCGCAGGCCCCCCCCTTGTTGAGGGCAGCCACGCAGAAAAACAAACCGTTTCTACCCCTAGAGCCCGGAAAAAGCCCAGGCGTTGACCATAGAACAGCCCTGAAATTCAAACGGGGCAAAATGCATGTGGATGCCCGCATCGATCTGCATGGTATGGGCAAAGACACAGCCCACGCCAATCTTATGGATTTTATGAACAGGGCAATACGCAACGGCTACCGGTGCCTTCTTGTCATCACCGGCAAGGGAACGCGGGGCGAGGGAGTTTTGCGACGGGCTCTCCCCGGCTGGCTGAATGATACCCGCATCCGGCCACATATTCTGTCGTTCAGCACAGCTAGGCCAGAGCATGGCGGAGAAGGGGCCTTTTACATCCTTCTCCGCCGCAACAGGCTCTGA
- the hemW gene encoding radical SAM family heme chaperone HemW — protein MHWPFCVSKCPYCDFNSHVTNHVDHDRWCQALLRELDYYAALTPGRVLGSIFFGGGTPSLMAPRTVEAVLERAAAHWTWAEDIELTLEANPGAIDCERFQAFRHAGINRVSLGVQSLVPESLGFLERRHGVREALEAIETAARLFPRFSFDLIYARPGQTPAQWEAELSQALDLATGGHISLYQLTIEQGTRFQQDVARGAFTLPEDDLALDLWAVTHALTADRGMPYYEVSNHAVPGQESRHNLLYWLGGEYVGIGPGAHGRICVDGTFHATRQHRAPDVWLKTVLRDGHATRQKEPLTSRARAEENVMMGLRLRRGIDPDAFRLACHGFDVSDLLDGPMLALLRAEGLVADGWPLRVTDRGMPVLNAIIGALVQSS, from the coding sequence GTGCATTGGCCTTTTTGTGTGTCGAAGTGCCCGTACTGTGATTTCAATAGTCATGTTACCAATCATGTTGACCATGATCGTTGGTGTCAGGCACTGCTGCGTGAACTGGATTACTACGCGGCCCTGACCCCCGGGCGCGTGCTTGGCAGTATTTTCTTTGGCGGTGGCACGCCTTCGCTGATGGCGCCGCGTACGGTTGAGGCTGTTCTAGAGCGTGCTGCTGCCCACTGGACATGGGCTGAGGACATTGAACTGACGCTGGAGGCCAATCCAGGTGCCATAGACTGCGAGCGTTTCCAGGCTTTTCGGCATGCCGGTATCAATCGTGTTTCGCTGGGCGTTCAGTCCCTTGTGCCGGAAAGTCTTGGCTTTCTGGAACGTCGGCACGGTGTCCGTGAGGCACTGGAGGCTATCGAGACCGCAGCCCGGCTGTTTCCCCGCTTCTCCTTTGACTTGATCTATGCCCGGCCCGGACAGACCCCCGCACAGTGGGAGGCAGAGTTGTCACAGGCTCTTGATCTGGCTACGGGTGGTCATATCTCGCTGTATCAGCTGACCATCGAGCAAGGAACCCGTTTCCAGCAGGACGTGGCTCGCGGTGCCTTTACCCTTCCAGAAGATGATCTTGCGCTAGATCTATGGGCTGTTACCCATGCCCTGACCGCAGACCGTGGTATGCCCTACTACGAGGTTTCAAACCATGCGGTTCCCGGGCAGGAAAGCCGCCATAATCTCCTGTATTGGCTTGGTGGTGAATATGTTGGTATTGGGCCCGGTGCGCATGGTCGAATCTGTGTTGATGGGACGTTTCATGCAACACGCCAGCATCGTGCACCAGATGTGTGGCTGAAAACAGTTCTGCGTGATGGCCACGCAACACGGCAAAAGGAACCTCTGACGTCACGCGCGCGGGCTGAAGAGAACGTCATGATGGGCCTGAGGTTGCGTCGTGGTATTGACCCGGATGCGTTCCGCTTGGCCTGTCATGGCTTTGATGTCTCTGATCTTCTGGATGGGCCAATGCTTGCTTTGTTGCGTGCTGAAGGGCTTGTGGCAGATGGCTGGCCACTTCGGGTTACGGATCGTGGCATGCCGGTGTTGAATGCAATTATTGGGGCTTTGGTTCAATCATCGTGA
- the rdgB gene encoding RdgB/HAM1 family non-canonical purine NTP pyrophosphatase produces MARRFDGSRLVVASHNAGKVREIRDLLRAFQVDVVSSADLDLPEPDETASTFSGNAAIKALAAAKASGLPALSDDSGLSVSALGGEPGIYSARWAGPEKDFAGAMRTVHERLGDHPDRSACFVCALCLAWPDGHTETFVGQVDGSICWPPRGDRGFGYDPFFVPDGDNRTFAEFVPEEKHAISHRARAFQQLVKACFD; encoded by the coding sequence ATGGCTCGCCGGTTTGATGGTTCCCGGCTGGTTGTTGCCAGCCACAATGCTGGGAAGGTGCGGGAAATCCGTGACCTTCTTCGTGCCTTTCAGGTTGATGTTGTGTCCTCTGCTGATCTGGATTTGCCAGAGCCAGATGAGACGGCTTCAACATTTTCGGGTAATGCAGCCATAAAGGCACTGGCTGCAGCAAAGGCCTCCGGGCTTCCTGCCCTCTCCGATGACTCCGGGCTGTCAGTTTCTGCGCTTGGCGGCGAACCGGGGATTTACTCGGCCCGCTGGGCTGGCCCGGAGAAAGATTTTGCCGGTGCCATGCGTACCGTTCATGAGCGTCTGGGGGACCATCCTGACCGGTCAGCCTGCTTTGTATGCGCCTTGTGCCTAGCCTGGCCAGACGGGCATACGGAAACATTTGTCGGACAGGTCGATGGGTCCATCTGCTGGCCACCGCGTGGTGACCGTGGTTTTGGCTATGACCCGTTTTTTGTTCCGGACGGTGACAATCGTACCTTTGCCGAGTTTGTTCCGGAAGAGAAACATGCCATCAGCCATCGTGCCCGTGCATTCCAACAGCTTGTGAAGGCGTGCTTTGACTAA
- the rph gene encoding ribonuclease PH codes for MRPSGRLADQLRPVTLETGFIKHAEGSCLVKFGDTHVICTASVDTRVPPWLRGQGKGWITAEYGMLPRSTGTRTDREAARGKQSGRTQEIQRLIGRSLRAVTDLSKMGEMQVRIDCDVLQADGGTRTASITGAYVALAQAFRHALSAGLVSAFPLTDSVAAVSCGLVNGVPVLDLDYAEDSSAQADANFVLTGTGKVIEVQGTAEEAPFTRAELDALMDLAETGVRELVALQNRALLVEA; via the coding sequence ATGAGACCTTCTGGCCGCCTTGCTGACCAACTTCGCCCCGTGACACTTGAGACCGGCTTTATCAAGCATGCAGAGGGGTCGTGTCTGGTCAAGTTCGGGGATACCCACGTTATTTGCACGGCCTCTGTTGATACCCGTGTTCCCCCTTGGTTGCGGGGACAGGGCAAGGGATGGATTACGGCAGAATATGGTATGTTGCCCCGTTCAACAGGAACGCGCACCGACCGTGAAGCTGCCCGGGGTAAACAATCCGGGCGCACACAGGAAATACAACGTCTGATCGGACGCTCCTTAAGAGCCGTAACAGACCTGTCAAAGATGGGCGAGATGCAGGTCCGGATCGACTGTGACGTACTTCAGGCGGATGGAGGAACCCGTACAGCCTCCATTACCGGGGCCTATGTGGCTCTGGCCCAGGCATTCCGTCATGCCTTGTCTGCCGGGCTTGTGTCTGCATTTCCCCTGACAGACAGTGTTGCAGCCGTATCGTGCGGCCTTGTGAATGGTGTGCCGGTTCTGGACCTAGACTATGCAGAGGATTCATCAGCCCAAGCCGATGCTAATTTTGTCCTGACCGGAACCGGGAAGGTGATTGAAGTGCAGGGAACAGCCGAAGAAGCGCCCTTTACCCGTGCGGAACTGGATGCCCTTATGGATCTGGCGGAAACAGGTGTGCGTGAGCTTGTCGCCTTGCAAAACCGGGCCTTGCTGGTGGAGGCATAA
- the mltA gene encoding murein transglycosylase A: protein MTVSVRTVLPRLLAGVCLLALASCGGRGPGEPPPIPSEQHLKPVSFSALPGWDQDMQAEALPALRRSCDSFQRRPDASRWVGPGSLGGTVEDWQRFCSDLHREFPPSRSASSASVREFLEARMQPWSVSSSGRPSGTFTGYYEAELKGCLKKTPRCQVPLYGPPPGVVTDTRKVPPLPSRAAIENGALNGRAPVLMYAEDPVDVHIMQIQGSGRVILPDGKAQRLGFAGSNGHAFKGLGRILLDHGILGPGQATMPFIRAWLKENPDRAGALMRENPRYTFFRVIRGDGPVGALSVPLTARRSIAVDPRYVPLGVPLWLNSVDPDHKPLRRLMVAQDTGSAIKGVVRGDFFWGPGEQALAKAGRMKSAGTWYLLLPRQSAPNH from the coding sequence ATGACTGTATCTGTTCGTACCGTTCTACCCCGGCTGTTGGCCGGGGTTTGTCTGTTGGCCTTGGCTTCCTGCGGTGGTCGTGGGCCGGGTGAACCGCCTCCCATTCCCTCTGAACAGCATCTGAAGCCAGTGTCATTCTCGGCTCTTCCCGGTTGGGATCAGGATATGCAGGCAGAGGCCCTGCCCGCTCTCAGGCGTTCCTGCGATTCCTTCCAGCGTCGTCCTGATGCAAGCCGATGGGTTGGCCCCGGTTCCTTGGGGGGGACCGTAGAGGATTGGCAGCGGTTCTGTTCCGACCTGCATCGTGAATTCCCGCCCTCACGCTCCGCGTCTTCTGCTTCTGTCAGGGAATTTCTTGAGGCGCGTATGCAGCCTTGGTCTGTCAGTTCTTCCGGTCGTCCTTCCGGCACATTTACCGGGTATTATGAGGCGGAGCTGAAAGGATGCCTGAAGAAAACGCCGCGCTGTCAGGTGCCTCTTTATGGGCCTCCGCCGGGTGTTGTCACGGATACCAGGAAGGTTCCTCCCCTGCCCTCGCGCGCGGCAATTGAAAATGGTGCCCTGAACGGGCGTGCGCCTGTCCTGATGTATGCCGAAGATCCCGTTGATGTGCATATCATGCAGATACAGGGGTCGGGTCGCGTTATCCTGCCTGATGGCAAGGCGCAGCGGCTTGGTTTTGCCGGCAGCAACGGCCATGCGTTCAAGGGACTGGGTCGCATCTTGCTGGATCATGGCATTCTGGGGCCCGGGCAAGCTACCATGCCGTTCATTCGTGCATGGCTGAAGGAAAACCCGGATCGGGCGGGTGCCTTGATGCGTGAGAACCCGCGCTATACGTTCTTTCGCGTTATTCGCGGGGATGGGCCTGTAGGGGCTCTGTCGGTTCCCTTGACAGCCCGGCGTTCCATTGCAGTCGATCCGCGGTATGTTCCGCTTGGGGTGCCGCTGTGGCTCAATTCGGTCGATCCAGATCATAAACCCCTGCGCCGGCTTATGGTGGCACAGGACACAGGATCGGCCATCAAGGGCGTTGTTCGTGGTGATTTCTTCTGGGGTCCCGGTGAGCAGGCCCTAGCCAAGGCCGGACGCATGAAAAGCGCGGGAACTTGGTATTTGCTTTTACCCCGGCAGAGTGCGCCGAACCATTAA
- a CDS encoding Tim44/TimA family putative adaptor protein, whose product MNQGIAFIDIIFLALVAGFLILRLRSVLGQKNGNERPRDLHGRTLDQDTGDNVIPLPGRYDSDISDESLSVPGLVDVMKADPSFVPEEFLGGARRAFEMVIEAFARGDRETLRFLLAEDVYRSFEGEIQTRESKNLFLETGLEFIRSISFIKAELAKDVVLVSVRFVSEQISVTRDSEGRIVEGDPNETVVITDDWTFMRDPRSDDPNWKLVSTAAPSA is encoded by the coding sequence ATGAACCAGGGAATCGCGTTCATCGACATCATCTTTTTGGCCCTTGTCGCCGGGTTTCTGATCCTGCGGCTGCGCAGTGTTCTGGGCCAGAAAAACGGCAATGAGAGGCCGCGCGATCTGCACGGTCGTACGCTGGACCAGGATACCGGGGACAACGTGATCCCCCTGCCCGGTCGTTACGACAGCGACATCTCAGATGAAAGTCTGTCTGTTCCGGGGCTGGTGGATGTGATGAAGGCTGATCCTTCCTTTGTGCCCGAGGAGTTTCTTGGTGGCGCCCGGCGTGCCTTCGAAATGGTGATCGAAGCCTTTGCCCGCGGCGACAGGGAGACTCTGCGCTTCCTTCTGGCTGAGGACGTATACCGCAGCTTCGAGGGGGAAATCCAGACCCGGGAGAGCAAAAACCTGTTCCTGGAGACGGGACTTGAGTTTATCCGTTCAATTTCCTTCATAAAAGCTGAACTCGCCAAGGATGTTGTCTTGGTGTCTGTTCGCTTTGTAAGCGAGCAGATATCGGTCACCCGTGATTCGGAAGGCCGAATCGTCGAGGGGGATCCCAATGAGACGGTCGTGATTACCGATGATTGGACATTCATGAGGGATCCACGTTCTGATGACCCCAACTGGAAGCTGGTTTCAACAGCAGCTCCATCTGCCTGA
- a CDS encoding FxsA family protein, giving the protein MTQVLLILFVIFPVAEITMFRLVDLAIGLWPTVILVVGTGVCGILVLNRAGLAPLDGRTWAKNTISLQDMVEATLMVVSGLLLVTPGFLTDALGLFLLIPSMRRTTAALLAQRRKKQEGKPASSEAEEGHITSSPAIDGEYRDISAGYDRNGQTRSC; this is encoded by the coding sequence ATGACACAGGTTCTTCTTATTTTATTTGTTATCTTTCCCGTGGCCGAGATAACCATGTTTCGTCTTGTCGATCTTGCGATCGGCCTGTGGCCAACAGTCATTCTGGTTGTTGGAACGGGGGTGTGCGGAATCCTTGTTCTGAATAGGGCAGGGCTGGCACCTTTGGATGGACGAACCTGGGCAAAGAATACAATCTCCCTGCAAGACATGGTCGAAGCAACTCTTATGGTCGTGTCGGGCCTGCTTCTGGTCACACCAGGTTTTCTGACGGACGCCTTGGGGCTTTTCCTGCTGATCCCGTCCATGCGTCGTACCACGGCAGCCCTTCTGGCCCAAAGACGCAAGAAACAGGAAGGCAAGCCTGCTTCGTCAGAAGCAGAAGAAGGCCATATAACATCCAGCCCTGCAATAGACGGTGAATACCGCGACATTTCTGCTGGATATGACCGGAATGGCCAGACCCGATCCTGCTGA